The sequence below is a genomic window from Melospiza georgiana isolate bMelGeo1 chromosome 6, bMelGeo1.pri, whole genome shotgun sequence.
TGCACCTTCATGACTGGTGGCTGTGGCTCCTCCTGATGGCCTTACTTGTGCTGGCTACTCCTCACAGAGCACTTCATTCAGGACACAAGGTGTTACTGTGATGTTTGGCCAAGAGGGGAGTTACTTAACTGGCTGGGAAAGCTGTTTCTAGTGCTGTCCTCTGTTGCACATTTTTCTGCTAAAATTCTGCTGATGGACATCTGAAATGAGCAGTTTTTAGAGCTGCACTGAATCACTTGGAgccataaaatatttctgaactatcaaaaaaaaaggcaaaaagagaaaacaaaaaacaacccaggGAATCTCTTAAGTATTTATAATGTAAGTATAATGCTAGAAATACACTGTAAGTCATTACTAGTGGAATGTATAAAcactggaaattttaaaatttatgtaaataaaaatatccaagtTCATAACCCATATCCTACACTGTTGAAAACACAATATATGTGACCAGTTCTATTGCTAgtttgctattttaaaaattattaacaacTAAGGACTATGTTTCTCAAGCTGCCtgatgaaagaagaaaacttcCTTTGGCATAACAACTTCCTTCAAACATAAAGATAAGTTATCTAAATTATttattcaggaaaatatttgataAACTGCTAATGTTGTTATAACAACTAATTATTTCTGTAACATTATGGTTATATCAATTCTTTTTACCATGAGACAGTTTTCATGAGACTAAATTGTCCAGACAAACATATCCACCATAGTTTATTTTTTAGGGAGTATTGTAGACATCCCATGTCACCTGAGGCCTTTATTATGAAAGCCACacataaatacacaaaaaagATCTCCAGTATAAGTCTTGTTCAAGGATTTTTTGTCTCCCTCTGTCAAATATCTCATTTAGAAGAATGATAATGGtttcaataaataaaacagtaaCTTATGGTACAATGGAGGCTTCTAAGTTATTCATTGCTGTGTgaatatacacatacacacatcaGCATCTTTGTACCCTTCTTTGGGCATTTGAATGACAGTGGATTAATCCTTTGAGTTTTTACTCCCTTGTAAACAGAACTGTTTCTTCTGTTTGtaaacagacttttttttaaagcagcatgCAACTACTGAATGGAAATAAGCTAATCTACACGAGGAAGAACTACAGTGCCAGTTTTTATTTTAGGCATTAAGCTAGCAGACATCCTCCAGCCAGACATAAAAACCTTTTTGGTATATATTGATCTAAATTCCATGCAAATAGTTAATGTAGTGCATGTGGTTAATAGCATATTCCTAATTGCTTCTTtattaaagatgaaaaatgagCTGTAATATGAATTTGTAGAATTTATTTCAAGTAAATAGGATACCATGTTCTTCTGCAAGAATATTTGTCGCCAAAGATgtaatcattaaaaaaacaaggTTTCATATGTTAAAGATGGAGAAAATATGAGTATTTACAATCACTTATGTTTAAAAGCACTGCCAAGTTCTGTGTGCTTTATTTTATACTTCCATCAAGAACTGTACATTCTTTCCTTTAAACTTCTGCTTCTAGACACTTTACTGTGGCCTCAGGCTTAGTTTTACACTCTTCTACCTTATTTCCATTATTCTGTGTTTCCTTCTCAGGTGTTTGGTCATTGGATTTTGTCTCTTTGAGAGTGGTAGTTACAACtgtttctttttgctgcttcttgttTATAAATGGTAAGGTTTTCTTGtacctttaaaaagaaaaaaagatagtAAAGCAGAAATATTGGGATAGTTTGGTAGTATCACTTAAACAGCTAGAATTAAATTACCATACTCAAGCAGAAGTCTCTCAGAGGATAGTGGCATGCTAGATCATTGTACTTTTTCCAGCAGTGTGCtttctaaagaaatattttggtattttttttaaaaacagacaaGGCATATTCAGGATTTGTGGTACACAATGATAAAGCTGTCTGGGCTAGGGTGTGAGAACTGCACACTTTTTAGTAACATTTAATAATGCACTGTGTTAAAGGTCTTTAAGTTTGACAAATGAGTtcaacaattattttttttctgagcaaaatcATAGTGCAATAATAAAAACTTTCACCTTGAGTGtgacataaaaaaaaagagaaggacaAAACTGGTTTATGTGTGAACTGATGCACATTTCAGTGTTGCTATTTTAACACatttggaaatatttcacaCTAGGCATGATTGACCAATTAAAAGCAGGCAATATTTTTTGTGTTCCTTTTTTATAGCAACAACAAACTTATCTGCATAAAAACAGggtttaagatttttaaaatttgtgcAGCACTATTATGTTATCATGACTACTTCTCTGTTCTTtagtatatattttaaatattcagtgATTGCACTCTAGGAGTTAATTCACtccaaaagaggaaaaaaaaaaggcaacttaCTTTTTGATATAACAGACTGCTAGAACAACAGAGATAATGAAGAAGATGATTGCCAGTACAAGAAGTGCAGTGGGGATACCTGGAGATAAAAGTGATACAAGcacagattttttatttatgtacTTAAAGCTGATGTCCTGAAGGCTTAAGAACAAAAATCTGGATTCTTCTAAAACCAGCCTCATATAACAGTACATACACATGAACTGAAGAATAGAATATTAGGAAGATCAAAAGCTGAGTTACTCCTGCTCATTTCTTTCAGGATAGCCTAAAACTGGTGTTTAGGACATCCCTGACAGATATTTCTCTAATCTGCTCATTGGAGAGTTTTTACAACCTGTTTGGAGAACACATTCTTGTTATTAACTATCCTTACAGTTAGCATGCCTTTCCTCATGTTTGGTCTGTTTCTCCACTGCTGGCATTAGGATTGCTTACTCACCTTGTATCTCAAGAACAATTAGCCTTCAAACtttcttggcttcttttggTTTTAAAGACCCTGCTGGTGAGTTTTCCATTACACTGACAGTGTTTGCCAagattttttctgtattttttttacctCAAATCACATTAACCAGAAAGAACTTACACaatttcacattaaaatttATCATAAAGTATAAAATCAGATCTtagtttttcttaaaaatgatttttaaatccTCTGCCCTATAAGCCTTGCtctgcaaaaccaaaacaatcctATTCTGCTTCTAGGTTCAGCTATATCAAAATGGATGGTGGAGCAGCAATAAAAATAGCTGTGAACAGTTTGTCTACTGACTTCTACATAAATAGCTCTTTTCATTAAATATCTACCACATCCTTTACCTCCAAAAACAACAGCATCATTCTTAAAGGCCAGGTGAGGAGTGAGCTTGGGAGAGTCAGTGGAGAAGGGCTCCTCTGGCACTGGTGTGGTGGTGGGCGCCTCTGTTGGTGAGAGCGTTTCAGTCACGCACACCACACGGAATCTCTTTCTCAGGAATTGTCCTGCCTCAGTCACAGCCTCAGCAGACACTGCTGTGGTGTTCTCAGTCAAATCAGAGGCTGAAGATGCAGTTACATCACTTGATGCAGTTGATGAAGGAGGTGTAGTTGGGTCTGGTTGACAGGAATTAATCCGGACatctgcagcagggaaaagaaatcCATAAAACTTGTGTTAGATGCCAGTTTTGTACTTACAGCACACACATTTATTGAAATTGTTCCTGAGTCTTTCCCTTctggaaatttttatttttttgttcacAAAAGCTTTACCCAAACCAGGCAAATATATCCTATTTCAAGTATGTGGCTATAAGCTAGATTTTACAGCTTTTATCATTACTCACATAGTTACACACTCCTTTGAGCAACCATGGTACTCATTTTATGTTTCCAAACCAATGACTATATCCCTCATGAAAACTACTCAGAGTAATACTGCACTTAAAACCCAACAGTATAActtcccacagagcagggagcaaCTTAACTGCAGATCcaatatgcaaaaatatttcaattatgTCATATATATGTTCAAAATATATGCATGTACTGTTGATACctggaaaattaatttgatttccTGTAAAAAAATGTAGCCCATAAAAGTTCCAAATAAATCAGGCACCAATGTGAGATAATAAAAAGATTTGATTGTAagtggggaggagaaaaagattTGATTGTAAGTGGGGAGGAGAAGATGGGAAGTAAAAAATTTCAggtttgaagaaaaataagtaatttccagaaattaaataaattaatagaaGTGGATGTTGTCTATATAAAAATGTAGGTGCAAGTGAAGTTTTATATGGAATTGGAAGAGCTAAGCTCTGAATCAGGCTCCTgtcaaaatgagaaaattctACTTTGCTAGTGAAATTCTGTATTATGTAAAGCTATAAAAATTTCACTGAAGTAACAACCAGGTTAACATAAATAACAGGGAAAAGATGTATGTGCGGTTTTCCAAGTGAATCCCCATGGGGAGCCTGATGACGCAGTCACCTTTACAGAATGAAATGCCAAAGGGCAGGGCCTTGACGCTTTTTCCACTATGGTTTTTCAAGAGTTTTTGGCAAGTTTTTTGGAACAAGAAAATTGACAAAATGAGCTGCTGACAAATATTTTGGAATGCAAAGAAATGCCTAGAACAGGCAAAAGTTTGGAAATTAAGATAAAGGACTGCAGAATGGGAAATATACATTAAATGGTTTTCTAACCATTGAGCAAGCTTAACTTTCTTCACACACTCTTACAgcatatatgtatttattttcttttaattaaagcaaaacaaagcaaataatttgGAGTTACTTGCTGCCCCTGTAGCATTACCCAGTCTACCCAACAAACACTTTCAGTGCAGAATAACACATTTCATGCAGTGAATCACCATGTGGCAGAGGCCTTCTCTCTACACCTTTATCCTCAGTCTCTTTGGAGCCTCCACTCTTCACAGGATCACAGGTCTTTACATTTTTGCATTTCCATCTTTCTCCTGCTTTCCAACCCTTGTTCACACAGTGTTCCTGAAAACTTTCAGGATTTTTTGCATATCCTCTTGCTCTTGTTATCTAAAACTCACTGGCAAATCTAGGAACTGattataaataatgaaatgaTGCTTTATTCGGGTAATTATTGGAATATTTGTTATGTAATAACCATAGATATGAGACACGTAGGAACATAATAT
It includes:
- the LYVE1 gene encoding lymphatic vessel endothelial hyaluronic acid receptor 1, translated to MANYLGVTSAVSFIWIMTFLAQNYFVTGSINSPCRIKGIGIYLDQKANFSEASHGCNQFNLELASKIQVEEALKHGFETCNYGWVKDGFAVIPRITSNQKCGQGKTGIVKWQASKDTKFHLYCFNSSDVRINSCQPDPTTPPSSTASSDVTASSASDLTENTTAVSAEAVTEAGQFLRKRFRVVCVTETLSPTEAPTTTPVPEEPFSTDSPKLTPHLAFKNDAVVFGGIPTALLVLAIIFFIISVVLAVCYIKKYKKTLPFINKKQQKETVVTTTLKETKSNDQTPEKETQNNGNKVEECKTKPEATVKCLEAEV